The following proteins are encoded in a genomic region of Thiomonas sp. X19:
- a CDS encoding PA2778 family cysteine peptidase — translation MIPRATPPAASRILTPGRSRPLRTASLAAALAAAALLGGCALPFGGAAYKPQYSNGTLLGAPAGLPAQAQVAGVPFYPDDRSYCGPASLAAVLNWSGADTSVAALAPQLYTPKLDGTLQFDMLGATRRAGRVAYVLPQQLAALFAQVAAGIPVVALQRVGAPPNWHFAVVTGYDLKADTVTLHSSTAADLVLSIGQFDRSWAPGGRWAFVALKPGQFPAGVTEFDYLHAVSPLEGVAPDAARQAYEAAVQRWPKAWIAMMGLGNLAYARKDYAQAAVHFAQAARAQPDDGDPLNNLAQALLAAGDLSAAQGTIEQAVRIGKPNPDVYRRTQAQIEAALKRSGIE, via the coding sequence TTGATCCCTCGCGCGACGCCCCCTGCGGCAAGCCGCATCCTCACGCCAGGCCGCTCGCGCCCCCTGCGCACCGCGAGCCTGGCGGCCGCCCTGGCTGCAGCGGCACTGCTCGGCGGCTGTGCCCTGCCCTTCGGCGGCGCAGCCTACAAACCGCAATACAGCAACGGCACCTTGCTCGGCGCCCCTGCCGGGCTGCCGGCGCAGGCGCAGGTGGCGGGCGTGCCGTTCTACCCGGATGACCGCAGCTACTGCGGCCCGGCTTCGCTCGCCGCCGTGCTGAACTGGTCGGGGGCCGACACCTCGGTGGCCGCACTGGCGCCGCAGCTCTACACCCCCAAGCTCGACGGCACGCTGCAATTCGACATGCTCGGCGCCACGCGCCGCGCCGGGCGCGTGGCCTATGTGCTGCCGCAACAACTGGCAGCGCTGTTCGCGCAGGTGGCCGCGGGCATTCCGGTGGTGGCGCTGCAGCGCGTGGGCGCGCCGCCGAACTGGCATTTCGCGGTGGTGACGGGCTACGACCTCAAGGCCGACACCGTCACCCTGCATTCCAGCACCGCCGCCGACCTGGTGCTGTCCATCGGCCAGTTCGACCGTTCGTGGGCCCCGGGTGGGCGCTGGGCTTTCGTCGCGCTCAAGCCAGGGCAGTTTCCGGCCGGCGTGACCGAGTTCGACTATCTCCACGCCGTGTCGCCGTTGGAAGGGGTGGCGCCCGACGCCGCGCGGCAAGCCTACGAGGCCGCGGTGCAGCGCTGGCCCAAGGCCTGGATTGCGATGATGGGCCTGGGCAACCTGGCCTATGCCCGCAAGGACTACGCCCAGGCCGCCGTTCACTTCGCCCAGGCCGCCCGCGCCCAGCCGGACGACGGCGACCCGCTGAACAACCTGGCCCAGGCCCTGCTGGCCGCAGGCGACCTGAGCGCGGCGCAAGGCACCATCGAGCAAGCCGTCCGCATCGGCAAACCGAATCCGGACGTGTACCGCAGGACGCAAGCGCAGATCGAGGCGGCGCTGAAGCGCTCGGGTATCGAATAA
- a CDS encoding DUF2442 domain-containing protein: MKTSVKAVQVTFDDSSMYVSLNDGRMLGVPLAWFPRLLHASLEQRQNFTISTSGLHWDQLDEDISIAGLLAGHGDLTHRHPQAA, translated from the coding sequence ATGAAGACTTCGGTTAAAGCTGTTCAGGTCACGTTCGACGATAGCAGCATGTATGTCAGCTTGAATGACGGGCGCATGCTTGGTGTGCCGTTGGCATGGTTCCCGCGACTGCTTCATGCCAGCCTTGAACAGCGCCAGAACTTCACCATCAGCACCAGCGGTCTGCATTGGGACCAGTTGGATGAAGACATTTCAATCGCTGGTCTGCTGGCGGGGCATGGTGATTTGACGCATCGCCATCCGCAAGCGGCCTAG
- a CDS encoding bifunctional glycoside hydrolase 114/ polysaccharide deacetylase family protein: MKRRQFLQTLPPSPLLDRLLARAAGAGLLGMGLSATANPATLTADPAHPAGAPAVAFYYGGRIPLDDLRAFDWAVLEPANALAQDPEVVRTLAPQTLAIAYVSVGEVQPNRPYYADIPKAWLPANNPDWGSRVIDQTAAGWPQFLQQRIVQPLWQAGFRAFFLDTLDSYQLLATTDAERQQQAAALRATLQGLLAAFPGMRLLPNRGFELMDASLAGATLAVAAESLYRGWNASSKRHVDVPPQDRQWLLDRFAELRARYKLPGIAIDYVAADQRELARQTAQQIAAAGLIPWVADPALHSLGVGTVELQPRRVLLLHSSAQGDSPDLLNQSAHLYGAMPLEDLGLVPEYRYMGAPTITEPLAGRYAGVVLWSDRSDVPDAARDLLRRARDEGVPVAILGQTDVSVLALFGLRPGQGNLPGPLRLQRQPGTPNGEIIPLLAAGDTMRLDAGAGSQVWLRASGSDGQSMDGAAITPWGGYALGSFGVFNLPGDSGTRWSIEPFAFFRAALRVGGAPMPDITTRTGRRAFFVHFDGDGFVNACERPGSPLACEVLVTEFLDKYRTPTLASVIIAEISHEGLYPATASQAQLWARRMFALPHVEVGSHTWSHPFDWVLASAEHSLGQTSKALPYGNYLPVPNYTFSTETEVVGAREFIQTKLCPPGKPCNMLLWPGDCNPPNKAVALSYAVGMHNINGGGATITRSKPTLSAVWPMGIPKGRDFQVYAALSNEESYTHNWTGPYFGFERAIETYQMTDSPRRLKALDVYFHPYIVTKQAGAVSLHKVLDWATRQPSHPIFGLQYAQSVLAWRRATVARTLGGAWRLRAEPSLRQWRQPESAPAPDLRVSTNLAGHTSHAGMRYLHASADQVVLGAAAASAASAAPQPGLPALPYLIDANADISRFEPLPGGGWLLQLAGHVPLQASLALPPGWRLMVEPGTQMQRDAGQVRVSSTKPGATLRLLPQA, encoded by the coding sequence ATGAAACGCCGCCAATTTCTTCAAACCCTGCCGCCAAGCCCGCTGCTCGACCGTCTGCTGGCACGCGCCGCAGGGGCGGGGCTGCTGGGCATGGGGCTGAGCGCGACGGCAAACCCCGCGACCCTGACGGCTGATCCTGCACATCCGGCTGGTGCCCCCGCCGTGGCCTTCTACTACGGCGGCCGGATTCCGTTGGACGACCTGCGCGCCTTCGACTGGGCCGTGCTGGAGCCCGCGAACGCACTGGCGCAAGACCCCGAGGTGGTGCGCACCTTGGCGCCCCAGACCCTGGCCATCGCCTATGTGTCAGTGGGCGAAGTGCAGCCCAACCGTCCGTATTACGCCGACATCCCGAAAGCCTGGCTGCCCGCCAACAACCCCGACTGGGGCTCGCGGGTGATCGACCAGACCGCCGCAGGCTGGCCGCAATTCCTGCAGCAGCGCATCGTGCAACCCTTGTGGCAGGCAGGCTTTCGCGCGTTTTTCCTCGACACGCTGGACTCCTACCAACTGCTGGCGACGACCGACGCCGAGCGCCAGCAACAAGCCGCCGCGTTGCGCGCCACGCTGCAGGGTTTGCTGGCGGCGTTTCCCGGCATGCGTTTGCTGCCCAATCGCGGCTTCGAGCTGATGGACGCAAGCCTCGCCGGCGCCACGCTGGCGGTTGCGGCCGAGTCGCTCTATCGCGGCTGGAACGCGAGCAGCAAGCGCCATGTCGACGTGCCGCCGCAAGACCGCCAGTGGCTGCTCGACCGCTTCGCCGAGCTGCGCGCCCGCTACAAGCTGCCGGGAATCGCCATCGACTACGTGGCCGCCGACCAGCGCGAGCTGGCACGGCAGACGGCGCAGCAGATCGCCGCCGCCGGCCTCATCCCCTGGGTGGCCGACCCGGCGCTGCACAGCCTGGGCGTGGGCACGGTGGAATTGCAGCCGCGCCGCGTGCTGCTGCTGCATTCCAGCGCGCAGGGCGACAGCCCCGATCTGCTCAACCAGAGCGCCCACCTCTATGGCGCCATGCCGCTGGAAGACCTCGGGCTGGTGCCGGAATACCGCTACATGGGGGCGCCCACCATCACCGAGCCCTTGGCCGGGCGTTACGCCGGCGTGGTGCTGTGGTCCGACCGCAGCGATGTGCCCGACGCCGCGCGCGACCTGCTGCGCCGGGCCAGGGACGAGGGCGTGCCGGTGGCCATCCTCGGCCAGACCGATGTCTCGGTGCTGGCGCTGTTCGGTCTGCGGCCGGGGCAGGGCAACCTGCCGGGGCCGCTCCGCTTGCAGCGCCAGCCCGGCACGCCGAACGGCGAAATCATCCCGCTGCTGGCGGCGGGGGACACCATGCGGCTCGACGCGGGCGCCGGCAGCCAGGTGTGGCTGCGCGCCAGCGGCAGCGACGGCCAGAGCATGGACGGCGCTGCCATCACCCCCTGGGGCGGCTACGCGCTGGGCAGCTTCGGCGTCTTCAACCTGCCGGGCGACAGCGGCACGCGCTGGTCGATCGAGCCGTTCGCGTTTTTCCGCGCCGCGCTGCGCGTGGGCGGCGCCCCCATGCCCGACATCACCACCCGCACCGGGAGGCGGGCGTTTTTCGTGCATTTCGATGGCGACGGCTTCGTCAACGCCTGCGAACGGCCCGGCTCGCCGCTGGCCTGCGAAGTGCTGGTCACCGAGTTCCTGGACAAGTACCGCACGCCCACGCTGGCCTCGGTCATCATTGCCGAGATCAGCCATGAAGGCCTGTATCCGGCCACCGCCAGCCAGGCGCAGCTCTGGGCGCGGCGCATGTTCGCGCTGCCGCATGTGGAGGTGGGCAGCCACACCTGGAGCCACCCGTTCGACTGGGTGCTGGCGAGCGCAGAGCACAGCCTCGGCCAGACCAGCAAGGCACTTCCTTACGGCAACTACCTGCCGGTGCCGAACTACACGTTCAGCACCGAGACCGAGGTCGTCGGCGCGCGCGAGTTCATCCAGACCAAGCTGTGCCCGCCGGGCAAGCCCTGCAATATGCTGCTCTGGCCCGGCGACTGCAACCCGCCGAACAAGGCCGTGGCGCTCAGCTATGCGGTGGGCATGCACAACATCAACGGCGGCGGCGCCACCATCACGCGCAGCAAGCCCACCCTCTCCGCAGTCTGGCCCATGGGCATCCCCAAGGGGCGCGACTTTCAGGTGTACGCCGCGCTGTCCAACGAGGAAAGCTACACCCACAACTGGACCGGCCCCTACTTCGGCTTCGAGCGCGCCATCGAGACCTACCAGATGACCGACAGCCCGCGACGGCTCAAGGCGCTGGACGTGTATTTCCATCCCTACATCGTCACCAAACAGGCCGGCGCCGTGAGCCTGCACAAGGTGCTGGACTGGGCCACGCGCCAGCCCAGCCATCCCATCTTCGGCCTGCAGTATGCGCAAAGCGTGCTGGCCTGGCGCCGTGCCACGGTGGCACGCACGCTGGGCGGCGCCTGGCGCCTGCGCGCCGAACCTAGCCTGCGCCAATGGCGCCAGCCCGAGAGCGCCCCGGCGCCCGATCTGCGCGTCAGTACCAACCTTGCCGGTCACACCAGCCATGCCGGCATGCGTTACCTGCATGCCAGCGCCGACCAGGTCGTGCTGGGCGCGGCGGCGGCCTCGGCCGCCTCGGCCGCGCCGCAGCCAGGGTTGCCCGCGCTGCCCTATCTCATCGACGCCAACGCCGACATCAGCCGCTTCGAGCCGCTGCCCGGCGGCGGCTGGCTGCTGCAACTCGCCGGCCATGTGCCGCTGCAGGCCAGCCTCGCGCTGCCGCCCGGCTGGCGCCTCATGGTCGAGCCCGGCACCCAGATGCAGCGCGACGCCGGGCAGGTCCGTGTCAGCAGCACCAAACCGGGCGCCACGCTGCGCCTGCTGCCTCAGGCCTGA
- a CDS encoding PA2779 family protein produces the protein MNAKRLSSQLVTTLFSLGLLAAAPAAKAELIGTQQLTQQAAGAQDATLTQDRQTLDNFMARADVQQKLEQMGLSQDITQQRLAALSNQEVASLAGKIDAMPAAGDLGFQEMVIILLVAILVVLAV, from the coding sequence ATGAACGCCAAACGCCTGTCCAGCCAACTCGTCACCACCTTGTTCAGCCTGGGGCTGCTTGCCGCCGCGCCGGCAGCGAAAGCCGAACTCATCGGCACCCAGCAACTCACGCAGCAAGCCGCCGGCGCGCAAGACGCCACCCTGACCCAAGACCGCCAGACTCTGGACAACTTCATGGCGCGCGCCGACGTGCAGCAGAAGCTGGAGCAAATGGGCTTGAGCCAGGACATCACGCAGCAGCGCCTGGCTGCGCTCAGCAATCAAGAAGTGGCCAGCCTGGCGGGCAAGATCGACGCCATGCCGGCCGCAGGAGATCTGGGCTTTCAGGAGATGGTGATCATCCTGCTGGTTGCCATTCTGGTGGTGCTGGCGGTTTGA
- a CDS encoding acetyl-CoA C-acetyltransferase — protein MGEAFIVAAVRTAGGRRGGRLAGWHPADLAASVLDALVLRSGADPACIDDVILGCVGQAGEQANNIARNAVLSSGLPQSVPAASVDRQCGSSQQALHFAAQAVMSGCMDVVIAGGVESMSRVPMGLPASLAHKHGYGSPGGPAMQARYPGVVFSQFTGAEMVAHKYGLSRDALDRYALQSHQRASAAAKAGRFDAEIVPLAVRTAEGEPTDALHAVDEGIRHDASLEAMAAVKPIAEGGLCSAANASQICDGASGVLVANARGLKALGAQPLARIHHMSVLGHDPVIMLEAPIPATRRALDKTGLRLDAIDLFEVNEAFASVPLAWLQALQADPRRLNVHGGAIALGHPLGASGTKLMTTLVHALHQRKARYGLQTMCEGGGMANVTIIERV, from the coding sequence ATGGGCGAGGCATTCATCGTGGCTGCCGTGCGCACGGCGGGCGGCCGGCGCGGCGGGCGGCTTGCGGGCTGGCATCCGGCCGATCTGGCGGCCAGCGTGCTGGACGCGCTGGTGCTGCGCAGCGGCGCCGACCCGGCCTGCATCGACGACGTGATTCTGGGCTGCGTCGGCCAGGCGGGCGAGCAGGCCAACAACATCGCGCGCAACGCGGTGCTGTCATCCGGCCTGCCGCAAAGCGTTCCGGCCGCGTCGGTGGACCGGCAGTGCGGCTCGTCGCAGCAAGCCCTGCATTTCGCCGCGCAGGCGGTGATGTCGGGCTGCATGGACGTGGTGATTGCCGGCGGGGTGGAGAGCATGTCGCGGGTGCCGATGGGCCTGCCGGCCAGCCTCGCGCACAAGCATGGCTACGGCAGCCCGGGGGGGCCCGCCATGCAGGCGCGCTACCCCGGCGTGGTGTTCAGCCAGTTCACCGGCGCTGAAATGGTGGCGCACAAGTACGGCCTGAGCCGCGACGCGCTCGACCGCTACGCGCTGCAAAGCCACCAGCGCGCCAGCGCGGCCGCCAAGGCCGGGCGGTTCGACGCGGAAATCGTGCCGCTGGCGGTGAGAACGGCCGAGGGCGAGCCCACCGATGCGCTGCACGCGGTGGACGAAGGCATACGCCACGACGCCTCGCTGGAGGCGATGGCCGCGGTCAAGCCCATTGCCGAGGGCGGGCTGTGCAGCGCGGCGAACGCCAGCCAGATTTGCGACGGCGCCAGCGGCGTGCTGGTGGCGAACGCGCGCGGACTCAAGGCGCTGGGAGCGCAGCCGCTGGCGCGCATCCACCACATGAGCGTGCTGGGGCACGACCCGGTGATCATGCTCGAAGCACCCATTCCGGCAACGCGCCGTGCGCTCGACAAAACCGGGCTGCGGCTGGACGCGATCGATCTGTTCGAGGTGAACGAGGCCTTCGCCTCCGTGCCCCTGGCGTGGCTGCAGGCGCTGCAGGCCGACCCGCGGCGCCTCAACGTCCACGGCGGCGCCATTGCCCTGGGGCATCCGCTGGGGGCGTCGGGCACGAAGCTGATGACCACCCTGGTCCACGCCCTGCACCAGCGCAAGGCGCGCTATGGCCTGCAGACCATGTGCGAAGGCGGCGGCATGGCGAACGTGACCATCATCGAGCGCGTTTGA
- a CDS encoding tetratricopeptide repeat protein, whose protein sequence is MPRKPRPHRQLSVAPDDPGRSRLFPRGTLLGLALMGAATLTLMWPGRELLQLLRSTQDTGLAIDYLQHLLRLQGHDADLRLLLAQRYISIGKPQQALAALEPLGAEPKADALRLLIWKRIWFDARARHDTALAQQARSALAGLLGRATPANFNDWRSTLLLLQGLDEPATVRRLAPLALRFTPLPPSAAQDAARLLLGLGEYRLAAQVLFASLPAAPAQAQQRVLLQQAAQVLLAAGDAKLAYAEVAAQARKLPPDPALAWSLVQLALAADHARAALHWLGQAVDLRASPAQLGHALSPAQAELAWRLLLADGDLPGALHLANAVLAGTGATPAAQAPGRRRVWEERRAQVLEWSGQPDATMQQWMALLRQRITAEALSNVRRLAGMLSSSSGQIAYWEARARQGGMRANDWLQYAQALENQGYPQQAAAVLRLAAPAHPQLFGALAWLLGNLGETQASLAAYAQGLKLKALDLRASIDDALALLQTGAFETARSVLEQSQQALGPDDLRATRQGLLADLDWDLGQSAPALAAYATLWDTPALRRHMKPYQVERFIVLTQRLHGPAAALALLPQAWQTAPHKELALQWLQALVKLPSLSGLQRWQRTVMQGEVGAALRQDARVYAARAQVWQALGRRDEALADSRTAVRLAPNNRDDQITLLWMLLDMNRRSELRRAFERYAPQLRGRTDGQEVLAAAAQALGDLPLALQLNAQFYPRKRHDPLWLMNAADLLSRAGDDARARVVYDQAWQLLRQPPPQSAAGKPGTAISLDHLLAALRLSPGRTSVQRQQQLIAMLRARLRPGRTGAAPASAQQGQRQELQHERQADAAIADWLLRLDTTAPARWWLARAVLSPADRQSVALQIALQEGDREQVRRLLDQGAGERLDAIDRAEALRAAGHPMQALAQADQALEQAAAQGRASAALQALAQQNAQRHLDLADRSTVRYASQQTDAVQRDGPILQQSLTLTPRLKLQLGVSRQHLSSRDASIITGLPGQWRDAQAGLQWHDGALHLGASLGHNSALGSITPLQLDAAFPLPGGVQAQAQLQRHAVADETGALLVAGRRNRLQISLSKNVGRFWASVSQSVAEYSTRQGDSLGSGRSLQAQAGVWLRQGEPDLALKLLGYSNQFSATGAPQPSYAGIDPSGLPPAAGFFVPAGDDAVGVGFAFNQLVADRYSAHWLPFGELDLLRSRRLGNTTGVDLGLQGPVFGGDQLSVHYQRQQNTTGLVRQWSLQYRIWFGP, encoded by the coding sequence ATGCCACGCAAGCCCCGTCCGCATCGGCAGCTCTCGGTCGCGCCCGATGACCCCGGGCGCAGCCGGCTGTTTCCACGCGGCACCCTGCTGGGCCTGGCGCTGATGGGTGCCGCCACCCTGACGCTGATGTGGCCCGGGCGCGAACTGCTGCAACTGCTGCGCAGCACGCAGGACACCGGGCTGGCCATCGACTACCTGCAGCATCTGCTGCGCCTGCAGGGCCACGATGCCGACCTGCGCCTGCTGCTGGCACAGCGCTACATCAGCATCGGCAAACCGCAGCAGGCCCTCGCCGCGCTCGAGCCCCTCGGCGCCGAACCGAAGGCCGACGCGCTGCGGCTGCTGATCTGGAAACGCATCTGGTTCGATGCCCGCGCCCGGCACGACACCGCGCTGGCGCAGCAGGCGCGCAGCGCGCTGGCCGGCTTGCTCGGCCGCGCCACGCCCGCCAACTTCAACGATTGGCGCTCCACCCTGCTGTTGCTGCAGGGGCTGGACGAACCCGCCACCGTACGGCGGCTGGCGCCGCTGGCCTTGCGCTTCACCCCGCTGCCGCCGAGCGCCGCGCAAGATGCCGCACGGCTGTTGCTGGGGCTGGGCGAATACCGGCTGGCGGCGCAAGTGCTGTTCGCCTCGTTGCCGGCAGCGCCAGCCCAGGCCCAGCAACGCGTCCTGCTGCAGCAGGCGGCGCAGGTGCTGCTGGCCGCTGGCGATGCCAAGCTGGCTTATGCCGAAGTTGCGGCGCAGGCCCGCAAGCTGCCGCCCGACCCGGCCCTGGCCTGGAGCCTGGTGCAACTGGCGCTGGCCGCCGACCACGCGCGTGCCGCGCTGCACTGGCTGGGCCAGGCCGTTGATCTGCGCGCCAGCCCTGCCCAACTCGGCCATGCCCTGAGCCCGGCTCAAGCCGAACTGGCCTGGCGCCTGCTGCTGGCCGACGGCGACTTGCCCGGCGCACTGCATCTGGCCAACGCCGTGCTCGCCGGCACCGGCGCCACGCCAGCGGCACAAGCGCCCGGCCGGCGCCGCGTCTGGGAAGAGCGGCGCGCCCAGGTGCTGGAATGGAGCGGCCAGCCCGACGCCACCATGCAGCAATGGATGGCCCTGCTGCGTCAGCGCATCACCGCCGAGGCGCTGAGCAATGTGCGCCGCCTGGCCGGCATGCTGTCCTCGTCCAGCGGCCAGATCGCCTACTGGGAAGCCCGCGCCCGCCAGGGTGGCATGCGGGCCAATGACTGGCTGCAATACGCCCAGGCGCTGGAAAACCAGGGGTATCCCCAGCAGGCGGCGGCGGTGCTGCGGCTGGCGGCACCGGCGCACCCGCAACTGTTCGGTGCGCTGGCCTGGCTGCTCGGCAACCTGGGGGAGACCCAGGCGTCGCTGGCGGCCTATGCCCAGGGACTGAAGCTCAAGGCGCTGGACTTGCGCGCCAGCATCGACGACGCGCTGGCGCTGTTGCAAACCGGCGCGTTCGAGACGGCCCGCAGCGTGCTGGAGCAATCCCAGCAGGCGTTGGGGCCGGACGATCTGCGCGCCACTCGGCAGGGGCTGCTGGCCGACCTCGACTGGGATCTCGGCCAATCCGCCCCGGCGCTGGCTGCCTACGCCACGCTGTGGGACACACCGGCGCTGCGCCGTCACATGAAGCCCTACCAGGTGGAGCGCTTCATCGTCCTCACCCAGCGTCTGCATGGCCCGGCCGCGGCGCTGGCGCTGTTGCCCCAGGCCTGGCAGACCGCGCCGCACAAGGAGCTGGCCTTGCAATGGCTGCAGGCGCTGGTCAAGCTGCCCAGCCTGAGCGGTTTGCAGCGCTGGCAGCGCACCGTGATGCAAGGCGAGGTGGGCGCGGCGCTGCGGCAAGACGCGCGGGTGTATGCGGCGCGCGCGCAGGTCTGGCAGGCGCTGGGCCGGCGTGACGAGGCGCTGGCCGATTCGCGCACCGCCGTGCGCCTGGCACCGAACAACCGCGACGACCAGATCACCCTGCTCTGGATGCTGCTCGACATGAACCGGCGCAGCGAACTCCGCCGCGCTTTCGAGCGTTACGCGCCCCAGCTTCGCGGCAGGACCGACGGCCAGGAGGTGCTGGCCGCCGCCGCCCAGGCGCTGGGCGATTTGCCGCTGGCGCTGCAGCTCAATGCCCAGTTCTACCCGCGCAAGCGGCACGACCCGCTGTGGCTGATGAATGCCGCCGACCTGCTCAGCCGGGCCGGCGACGACGCCCGCGCCCGCGTGGTCTATGACCAGGCCTGGCAGTTGCTGCGCCAGCCGCCGCCGCAGTCGGCGGCTGGCAAGCCGGGAACGGCCATATCGCTCGATCATTTGCTGGCCGCATTGCGCCTGTCCCCGGGCCGCACTTCGGTGCAGCGGCAGCAACAACTCATCGCCATGTTGCGGGCCCGGCTGCGGCCCGGCAGGACTGGCGCGGCGCCCGCGTCGGCGCAGCAAGGGCAGCGCCAGGAACTGCAGCACGAACGGCAGGCGGATGCCGCCATCGCCGACTGGCTGCTGCGACTCGACACCACGGCCCCGGCGCGCTGGTGGCTGGCGCGCGCCGTGCTCAGCCCGGCGGACCGGCAATCGGTGGCGCTGCAAATCGCGCTGCAAGAGGGCGACCGCGAGCAGGTGCGCCGCCTGCTCGACCAGGGCGCCGGCGAGCGGCTCGATGCGATCGACCGCGCCGAGGCGCTGCGCGCTGCCGGCCACCCGATGCAAGCCCTGGCGCAGGCCGACCAGGCCTTGGAGCAGGCCGCGGCGCAAGGCCGCGCCAGCGCCGCGCTGCAGGCGCTGGCGCAACAGAACGCGCAACGACACCTCGACCTGGCGGATCGCAGCACCGTGCGCTACGCCAGCCAGCAGACCGATGCCGTGCAGCGCGATGGGCCGATCCTGCAGCAAAGCCTCACCCTGACCCCGCGCCTGAAGCTGCAACTCGGCGTGAGCAGGCAGCACCTGTCCAGCCGCGATGCCAGCATCATCACCGGCCTGCCCGGCCAGTGGCGCGATGCCCAGGCCGGCCTGCAATGGCACGACGGTGCGCTGCATCTGGGCGCCAGCCTCGGCCATAACAGCGCGCTGGGAAGCATCACGCCGCTGCAACTCGACGCCGCCTTTCCACTGCCCGGCGGGGTGCAGGCGCAGGCCCAGTTGCAACGCCACGCCGTGGCCGATGAAACCGGCGCGCTGCTGGTGGCCGGGCGGCGCAATCGCCTGCAGATCAGCCTGAGCAAGAACGTCGGCCGCTTCTGGGCCAGCGTCAGCCAGAGCGTGGCGGAGTATTCCACCCGCCAGGGCGACAGCCTCGGCTCGGGTCGCAGCCTGCAGGCGCAGGCCGGTGTGTGGCTGCGCCAGGGCGAGCCCGATCTGGCCTTGAAGCTGCTGGGCTACAGCAACCAGTTCAGCGCCACGGGCGCGCCGCAGCCGTCTTACGCCGGCATCGACCCGAGCGGGCTGCCGCCCGCGGCCGGCTTTTTCGTTCCCGCCGGCGACGACGCCGTGGGCGTGGGTTTCGCCTTCAACCAACTCGTGGCAGACCGCTACAGTGCGCACTGGCTGCCCTTCGGCGAGTTGGACTTGCTGCGTTCGCGCCGGCTCGGCAACACCACCGGCGTCGACCTCGGGCTGCAGGGCCCGGTGTTCGGCGGCGACCAGCTCTCCGTGCACTATCAACGCCAACAAAACACCACGGGGCTGGTGCGGCAATGGAGTTTGCAATACCGCATCTGGTTCGGCCCCTGA
- a CDS encoding DUF4160 domain-containing protein has translation MKATREPVHVHVTKGGVDAKFWLSPARLASNDGFDARTLRDLLRMVEANALLIEREWHEDFG, from the coding sequence ATGAAGGCAACCCGCGAACCTGTCCACGTCCACGTCACCAAGGGCGGTGTGGATGCCAAGTTCTGGCTATCCCCCGCGCGCCTGGCGAGCAATGATGGCTTCGATGCGCGCACGCTGCGCGATCTGCTTCGCATGGTTGAAGCCAACGCACTTTTGATCGAAAGGGAATGGCATGAAGACTTCGGTTAA